From Mycobacterium sp. HUMS_12744610, one genomic window encodes:
- a CDS encoding PPE family protein, with the protein MEWHGMPPEFNTGRLIAGAGVEPWMQAEAGWQAVAADFTAAMATLRAEIAMVTAAWQGAAASKAQAAFEPYLAWMASIIAMAEQRAAAAAAQGGSYGTAVVETPTLGEIAANHITHAVLEATNFLGVNTIPIGMNEFEYLVVLWNRAAGAMDGYSAATGVNTTFPPFTIAPSIMAAPGMPEAGLAQILAQTAAQLPASMGRDALLAELQVAATEGAARGQAQQMGQLAATAGNLAGQQASTQAAQDGAGQTTQSTQMATQMATQMASQVPQQFSQAGQVVGQAPQQLMQTASQPLQQITSIFQNMGGGDLANQNISPADLVSHFGSTDQLGAYGTSPVGSAGGGYGGAGLLSAANSGGTSTLRSPAGWAQPAPAPTASAEEVVRTTAAPTGGASAVGSGTGMMGPMAGAHGRGESSSVALDEPVAEEKPVVAALGFEVFDER; encoded by the coding sequence ATGGAATGGCATGGGATGCCGCCCGAATTCAATACCGGGCGGCTGATCGCAGGGGCGGGCGTCGAGCCCTGGATGCAAGCCGAGGCCGGCTGGCAGGCTGTCGCAGCCGACTTCACCGCCGCCATGGCCACGCTGCGCGCTGAGATCGCCATGGTGACAGCGGCCTGGCAAGGGGCGGCGGCCTCCAAGGCCCAGGCCGCATTCGAGCCCTATCTCGCCTGGATGGCGTCGATCATCGCGATGGCCGAACAGCGGGCCGCGGCCGCGGCCGCCCAAGGAGGCAGCTACGGAACCGCTGTGGTCGAGACTCCCACACTCGGTGAGATCGCCGCCAATCACATCACCCACGCGGTACTGGAAGCGACGAACTTCCTGGGTGTGAACACCATTCCGATAGGGATGAACGAATTCGAATACCTGGTGGTGCTCTGGAACCGTGCCGCCGGGGCGATGGATGGGTATTCGGCGGCCACCGGAGTGAACACCACGTTCCCGCCGTTCACCATCGCACCCAGCATCATGGCGGCACCCGGTATGCCCGAAGCCGGTCTGGCGCAGATCCTGGCGCAGACAGCAGCCCAGCTGCCTGCCAGCATGGGTCGCGACGCGTTGCTGGCGGAACTGCAGGTCGCAGCAACAGAGGGTGCCGCCCGGGGGCAGGCGCAACAGATGGGTCAGCTCGCGGCGACGGCGGGCAACTTGGCCGGCCAGCAGGCCAGCACGCAGGCCGCGCAGGACGGGGCGGGTCAGACGACTCAAAGCACCCAGATGGCGACGCAGATGGCAACCCAGATGGCGTCTCAGGTGCCCCAGCAGTTCTCACAGGCCGGACAGGTCGTGGGTCAGGCTCCGCAACAGCTGATGCAGACGGCATCCCAACCGCTGCAGCAGATCACGTCGATATTCCAGAACATGGGAGGCGGGGATCTGGCAAATCAGAACATCTCCCCGGCAGACCTTGTCTCGCATTTCGGCTCCACCGATCAGCTCGGCGCCTACGGTACAAGCCCGGTCGGCTCCGCGGGCGGCGGATACGGCGGCGCGGGCCTGCTGTCGGCGGCCAATTCCGGTGGCACATCAACTCTTCGCTCACCGGCCGGTTGGGCGCAGCCCGCGCCGGCTCCCACGGCGTCGGCTGAAGAGGTTGTGCGCACGACGGCGGCGCCCACTGGCGGCGCCAGTGCCGTCGGCAGCGGAACGGGGATGATGGGGCCCATGGCGGGAGCCCATGGCCGCGGGGAGAGTTCCTCGGTTGCCCTCGACGAACCGGTGGCCGAGGAGAAGCCGGTGGTGGCGGCATTGGGCTTCGAAGTGTTCGACGAACGGTAA
- a CDS encoding PE domain-containing protein: protein MLQVNSEALLAGGVGVTGVTAQQGATTAAAMPVVSGLVPSGIDTVSMLASTAFSAQGVDFSATSAEGTAMLGLAAEGMTSVAAAYEAVDAAGAVTVL, encoded by the coding sequence ATGTTGCAGGTGAATTCCGAAGCATTGCTGGCTGGAGGGGTTGGCGTCACGGGTGTCACCGCTCAGCAGGGCGCCACGACGGCCGCCGCGATGCCCGTGGTATCGGGGCTGGTGCCGTCGGGTATCGACACGGTGTCGATGCTGGCCTCCACTGCGTTCAGCGCACAGGGAGTGGATTTCAGCGCCACCTCGGCGGAGGGCACAGCGATGCTGGGCTTGGCCGCTGAAGGTATGACGTCGGTCGCGGCCGCCTATGAGGCTGTCGACGCTGCCGGCGCTGTCACGGTGCTCTAA
- the eccCa gene encoding type VII secretion protein EccCa — MSTEPWIPPRRRVEVPDGKEVSVETEVPPPPEIKEVVPPSKWQKLLPILMVVAIIGMIGIFLASGVRKITSPYMLMFPLMFAASALGMMGGYGNSGGPKTAEINALRRKYLEMLSNLRTKVYKRAVAQYDYLAHFAPPPSALAAMVGGPRTWERSRPAKDPTYFLSVRAGVARQRLGGGMKMVDAPPENVTEPVCRVFGERFFRAHRAVEGMPTIIDLKTHRSVQFFGTGDVLGVIRSMLLQLAVFHPPNLVLVAVITDHPEQWDWIKWLPHNQNPHRRDAMGTERMVYTPADGPAALEKILAGRGDFSADEAFTGNKPWLIVVADRVERGIAGCGEGMEAVTVLRRGGEDEDGLEVMGARVEVAPDGRARKRKMTADDPLTNWLSAVDNVGVAQARQIARQMARWRAVTDKQAVSGRTSDPSKAVHSWASLHGVDDLGVMGNSLWRRHPEGDRGRMRTPIGWDKAGAPVEVDIKEEAEQGMGSHGLILGYTGSGKSTLLVNLLLGLVALHTPEELNLVLIDYKGESTFDGFEKLKHTVEIISNLSSQDMIDRLSAVLRGEVERRQRLRSEMGMATTGKKFRDARTYLKARERGAQIPPFPTLLIVTDEFTALLKDHPEFRDDYEHLARQGRADRICLMLATQSLTGVSVGQLLSNCGWKIAMKTASGQDSQAAIEDKAAYYLTEPGEGYLKVGGAEPRYFRAANPTELYFPPDELTVGRGDRSAVGGITGVAPFTVTAVPIPGQNDTDDEVEAAPVERTAEEMDNAPEVGSVILNQLAGHGTDCFKLWLPPLLQPRPVGRLVADSGLHAGDKAVLTLPIGLLDVPYKHAQQVFTVDLAENNLAMLGRTRSGKSVAMQTLAIAAAKLNSPRRLQIYGLDFSSDSKLLALEGLPHVGGVALRRDNDAVSRVLAEVTEVIEKRSELFRKLRITGMASYRDKVAEGTAPDDGFGDVLLLVDGFDAFKEDHDDLVPALAEITNSGLAVGVHVVVAVQVFSTLGRSLNQSFSTRIDFKLNSPELSGVNNKKLAESIPADVPGRALDLASHLHLMIGAPRLDEVEAVDDAGLEAAVAEISATWQGEGARQVRVLPERVEASKLHVPADWTGSKWTVPIGLYEKDLSPVLFDFMSGRHLNIFGGPKCGKTHLIAAMMKSLTSRFTPDEVRFFVVDLKGSELLDAIDEDYLLRWDAIEKVANPQYKAGEYSAPPKIQKTVARSSLVTSPTDLAPVMMGVAGSLENRRLKGTETIQERRARSWWSGPEIFLFVDDYSSVANAAPAGFAPLAEHWGNAPMMGIHSVVACPMVTANRMLGSGNSLPKLNNEAGGSNLIMDGIRSEGPVLTVRLDRKPKGRGILLSSEGQEVIQTPVVPELEKALPGTGSF; from the coding sequence TTGAGCACAGAACCATGGATTCCGCCGCGCCGCCGTGTAGAAGTACCGGACGGCAAAGAAGTCAGTGTCGAAACAGAGGTTCCGCCACCCCCGGAGATCAAAGAGGTTGTCCCCCCGAGTAAGTGGCAGAAGCTACTGCCAATTCTGATGGTGGTCGCCATCATTGGCATGATCGGCATCTTCCTGGCCTCTGGAGTCAGGAAGATTACCAGCCCGTACATGTTGATGTTTCCGCTTATGTTCGCTGCGTCGGCTCTGGGCATGATGGGTGGGTACGGCAACAGCGGTGGACCGAAAACCGCTGAGATCAACGCGCTTCGGCGCAAGTACCTTGAGATGCTGTCGAACCTGCGAACGAAGGTCTACAAGCGCGCCGTCGCACAGTATGACTATCTGGCGCACTTTGCGCCTCCGCCTAGTGCCCTGGCGGCGATGGTCGGTGGACCGCGGACCTGGGAACGGTCGCGTCCCGCCAAGGATCCGACCTACTTCTTGTCCGTACGAGCCGGCGTGGCACGCCAGCGGCTCGGCGGAGGTATGAAGATGGTCGATGCGCCGCCCGAAAACGTGACCGAGCCGGTATGCCGGGTGTTCGGTGAGCGGTTCTTTCGCGCTCATCGCGCCGTCGAGGGAATGCCGACCATCATCGACCTCAAGACTCACCGCAGCGTGCAGTTCTTCGGGACCGGCGACGTGCTTGGGGTTATTCGGTCGATGCTGCTGCAGCTGGCGGTATTTCATCCACCGAATCTGGTGTTGGTGGCAGTCATCACGGATCATCCCGAGCAATGGGACTGGATCAAATGGCTTCCGCACAACCAGAACCCGCATCGGCGCGACGCGATGGGCACCGAGCGGATGGTCTACACCCCCGCCGACGGACCTGCCGCGCTGGAGAAGATCCTCGCCGGCCGAGGCGACTTCTCCGCCGATGAAGCGTTCACGGGTAATAAGCCGTGGCTCATCGTCGTCGCCGACCGGGTCGAGCGTGGCATCGCCGGATGCGGCGAAGGCATGGAAGCCGTTACCGTGCTGCGCCGCGGCGGCGAGGACGAAGACGGGCTCGAAGTCATGGGAGCCCGGGTGGAGGTCGCCCCGGACGGGCGGGCCCGCAAACGGAAGATGACCGCCGATGATCCGCTGACCAACTGGCTCAGTGCCGTCGACAACGTGGGGGTCGCGCAGGCACGTCAGATTGCGCGGCAGATGGCACGCTGGCGCGCCGTGACCGACAAGCAGGCCGTGTCGGGGCGGACCAGCGATCCAAGCAAGGCCGTTCATTCGTGGGCCAGCCTGCACGGGGTCGACGACCTGGGCGTGATGGGCAACAGCCTGTGGCGCCGTCACCCCGAAGGCGACCGGGGCCGGATGCGCACGCCGATCGGCTGGGACAAGGCTGGGGCGCCGGTCGAGGTGGACATCAAGGAGGAAGCCGAGCAGGGCATGGGCTCGCACGGCCTGATCCTCGGATACACCGGCTCGGGAAAGTCCACGCTGCTGGTCAACCTGCTTCTGGGGCTGGTCGCTCTTCACACCCCCGAGGAGCTGAACCTGGTCCTCATCGACTACAAGGGTGAGTCCACGTTCGACGGATTCGAGAAGCTCAAGCACACCGTCGAGATCATCTCCAACCTGAGTTCGCAGGACATGATCGATCGCCTCAGTGCCGTGCTGCGCGGTGAGGTGGAACGTCGGCAGCGACTGCGCAGCGAGATGGGGATGGCGACGACCGGCAAGAAGTTCCGGGACGCGCGAACCTACCTCAAGGCTCGCGAGCGGGGCGCGCAGATCCCACCGTTCCCGACACTATTGATCGTCACCGACGAGTTCACCGCGCTGCTCAAAGACCATCCCGAGTTCCGCGACGATTACGAGCACCTGGCCCGCCAGGGCCGCGCCGACCGCATCTGCCTGATGCTGGCGACGCAGTCGCTGACCGGCGTATCGGTAGGACAGCTGTTGTCCAACTGCGGATGGAAGATCGCGATGAAGACGGCCAGCGGGCAGGACTCGCAGGCCGCGATCGAAGATAAGGCGGCCTACTACCTCACCGAACCCGGTGAGGGCTACCTGAAGGTCGGAGGTGCTGAGCCCCGCTACTTCCGGGCCGCCAACCCCACCGAACTGTACTTCCCGCCCGACGAGCTGACTGTGGGGCGTGGGGATCGCAGCGCCGTGGGCGGTATCACCGGTGTCGCGCCATTCACCGTGACCGCCGTGCCCATCCCAGGCCAGAACGACACCGACGATGAGGTGGAGGCGGCGCCGGTAGAACGCACGGCCGAAGAGATGGACAACGCGCCCGAGGTTGGGAGCGTCATCCTGAACCAACTTGCCGGCCACGGCACCGACTGCTTCAAGTTGTGGCTGCCGCCGCTGCTGCAGCCACGGCCGGTGGGCCGTCTTGTCGCCGACAGCGGACTGCACGCCGGCGACAAGGCGGTACTGACCTTGCCGATCGGGCTGCTCGACGTGCCGTACAAGCACGCCCAGCAGGTGTTCACCGTCGATCTGGCGGAGAACAATTTGGCGATGCTGGGCCGCACCAGATCCGGCAAGTCTGTGGCGATGCAGACCCTGGCGATCGCCGCAGCCAAACTCAACAGCCCGCGGCGGCTGCAGATCTACGGTCTGGACTTCAGCTCCGACAGCAAGCTGCTGGCTCTGGAAGGGCTGCCGCACGTCGGCGGTGTTGCGCTGCGCCGCGACAACGACGCGGTATCGCGCGTCCTCGCCGAGGTCACGGAGGTGATCGAGAAGCGATCAGAGCTGTTTCGCAAGCTCCGGATCACGGGCATGGCCAGCTACCGCGACAAGGTCGCGGAAGGAACAGCGCCCGATGACGGCTTCGGCGACGTGCTGTTGCTCGTGGACGGGTTCGATGCGTTCAAGGAAGACCACGACGATCTTGTGCCGGCACTCGCCGAAATCACCAACAGCGGTCTGGCGGTCGGTGTGCACGTCGTCGTCGCCGTGCAAGTGTTCTCGACGCTTGGACGCAGCCTCAACCAAAGCTTCAGCACACGCATCGACTTCAAACTGAACTCGCCCGAATTGTCCGGGGTCAACAACAAGAAGCTCGCCGAGTCGATCCCGGCCGATGTGCCGGGTCGCGCACTCGATCTGGCCAGTCACCTGCACCTGATGATCGGTGCACCCCGGCTGGACGAGGTCGAAGCCGTCGATGACGCCGGGCTGGAGGCCGCGGTCGCTGAAATCAGCGCGACGTGGCAGGGCGAGGGCGCCCGGCAGGTGCGGGTTCTTCCCGAGAGGGTCGAGGCGTCGAAGCTGCACGTGCCCGCCGACTGGACGGGCTCGAAGTGGACGGTGCCGATCGGTCTCTACGAAAAGGATCTGTCACCGGTGCTGTTTGACTTCATGTCCGGCCGCCACCTGAACATCTTCGGCGGCCCCAAGTGCGGAAAGACCCATCTGATCGCCGCGATGATGAAGTCGCTGACGTCGCGATTCACCCCCGATGAGGTCAGGTTCTTCGTCGTGGATCTCAAGGGATCCGAACTTCTCGATGCCATCGACGAAGATTACCTGCTGCGCTGGGATGCCATCGAAAAGGTTGCCAACCCGCAGTACAAGGCAGGCGAGTATTCGGCGCCGCCGAAGATCCAGAAGACCGTGGCACGATCAAGCCTGGTGACCAGCCCGACCGATCTTGCGCCGGTGATGATGGGCGTGGCCGGGTCGCTGGAGAACCGGCGCCTGAAAGGCACCGAAACCATTCAGGAGCGGCGGGCACGGTCCTGGTGGAGCGGCCCGGAGATCTTCTTGTTCGTCGACGACTACTCGTCGGTGGCCAACGCCGCGCCGGCGGGGTTCGCGCCGCTGGCCGAGCACTGGGGCAACGCACCCATGATGGGCATCCACTCGGTGGTGGCCTGTCCGATGGTGACCGCCAACCGGATGCTCGGCTCCGGGAACTCGCTGCCCAAGCTCAACAACGAGGCCGGCGGATCGAACCTGATCATGGATGGCATTCGCAGCGAGGGGCCGGTACTGACGGTGCGGCTGGATCGCAAGCCGAAAGGTCGCGGCATCCTGCTGAGTTCAGAGGGGCAGGAGGTGATCCAGACGCCAGTGGTGCCCGAACTGGAGAAGGCTTTGCCGGGCACCGGCTCGTTCTGA
- the eccB gene encoding type VII secretion protein EccB, which yields MPFIPTSKLQVSGYKFLVARLNHALTRYDTTMRHDPARSTAMAQLSGFALVALICLAAVALAYFKPQGLRDNSRIVQARDSSQLYVTIDNKLYPVLNLVSAQLIIGNPDKAAQVKPQEVQDMPRGPLVGIAGAPEQVFQPSQTDSVWSACDVIDRPGTAQPETHTAVIAGDQQQILEVDPSAARIVQGPDQATWLVNNGVRRKINIDDTALVLGLGLQRFPSVDVISEDLFNAIPASRPITSPVVPDAGAPPAYPVAPGVVIGSVLRVPQANSVSWYVVLPEGVQQIPEVMASVLRNTNAFGANVAPTVSQDVVARLPAASPGLDTSMFPEKALHSVASLTDPVTCWQWKKKAGEQQATPALAFLPALPLTEQQRTLWRHDLVSRPTVSMYAAPGSGFYVRTTGSDPRSPATETQWWVSDRGVRYGFMNQGDTGGTSPASALGLSSPLPAPWAILAILAAGPGLSKEAALVAQDTVPPSPLAVVLNGGKSGN from the coding sequence ATGCCCTTCATCCCCACCTCCAAACTTCAAGTCAGCGGTTACAAGTTCCTGGTGGCCCGGCTCAACCATGCGCTGACCCGGTACGACACAACTATGCGTCACGACCCGGCGCGGTCCACAGCGATGGCGCAGCTCAGCGGATTCGCGCTGGTCGCCTTAATCTGCCTGGCGGCGGTCGCGCTGGCCTACTTCAAACCCCAAGGGCTACGGGACAACTCACGCATCGTCCAGGCGCGCGACTCCTCCCAGCTGTACGTCACCATCGACAACAAGCTCTACCCGGTCCTCAACTTGGTGTCAGCCCAGCTGATCATCGGTAACCCCGACAAGGCTGCGCAGGTCAAACCCCAAGAGGTGCAGGACATGCCGCGAGGACCGCTGGTGGGCATCGCCGGAGCCCCCGAACAGGTGTTTCAGCCATCGCAGACCGACTCGGTGTGGAGCGCCTGCGATGTCATCGACCGGCCCGGCACCGCGCAGCCCGAGACGCACACAGCGGTCATCGCCGGCGACCAGCAACAGATCCTTGAGGTGGATCCATCGGCGGCCCGCATTGTGCAGGGGCCCGACCAGGCCACGTGGCTGGTCAACAACGGCGTGCGACGCAAGATCAACATCGACGACACCGCGCTGGTCCTCGGCCTGGGGCTGCAACGATTCCCCAGCGTCGACGTCATCAGCGAGGATCTGTTCAACGCCATACCGGCGAGCCGTCCAATCACCTCGCCGGTCGTTCCCGACGCAGGTGCTCCGCCGGCATATCCCGTCGCGCCGGGCGTGGTGATCGGCTCGGTCCTTCGCGTCCCGCAAGCAAATTCAGTGAGTTGGTACGTCGTCCTCCCCGAGGGGGTCCAGCAGATCCCCGAAGTGATGGCCTCGGTTCTACGGAACACCAATGCATTCGGCGCCAACGTCGCCCCGACGGTATCGCAAGACGTCGTCGCGCGGCTCCCCGCGGCATCCCCGGGCCTGGACACCTCGATGTTCCCCGAGAAAGCCCTGCATTCGGTGGCGAGCCTGACCGATCCGGTGACCTGCTGGCAGTGGAAGAAGAAGGCGGGCGAACAGCAAGCCACCCCGGCTCTGGCGTTCCTGCCCGCGCTTCCCCTCACTGAACAGCAGCGCACCCTGTGGCGCCATGACCTGGTATCGCGGCCCACCGTGTCGATGTATGCGGCACCCGGATCCGGATTCTACGTTCGGACAACAGGTTCGGACCCCCGCTCGCCAGCGACGGAAACGCAATGGTGGGTGTCCGATCGGGGCGTCCGCTACGGCTTCATGAACCAGGGAGACACCGGAGGTACCTCGCCGGCGTCGGCGTTGGGCCTGTCCTCACCGCTGCCGGCGCCCTGGGCGATCCTGGCGATCCTGGCGGCTGGGCCCGGACTATCCAAAGAAGCGGCACTTGTAGCGCAGGACACGGTGCCACCCTCGCCGCTGGCGGTTGTTCTCAACGGAGGGAAGAGCGGGAATTGA
- the eccA gene encoding type VII secretion AAA-ATPase EccA encodes MSAATENFEAGVAALGLLDGGHADHQQAMRYFTAASDLDPAMCDAWLGRMLCGDNASGTMYRAWRARQQMHAQVSRMGITAAQLWPRFDIGMGIVALEQPIYDQSALAAALASSLATGNPPDYAEAIDALAEATPTSVTAWVKAAIYYRAQRWPDVIDTLSEHLALFDRDAVLKVAVELALGIAHAYLGQFDKAAGYLRTVSEQTTLSEAVPVAQWFSALIARERGDEDSAKDLMRKVNAAAPSPEVSAALEDKGIRLQLTTVEAIAERTDPWDPATGPSSADLAEARAATERAEKLAEATAELDAQVGMYDLKEQVRTFRSRIRMAEKRRKLGLKTPAAANHMIFIGPPGTGKTTVANVIAKTLCGLGIVKTSKVITVSAKQLIGQHLGDSEAKTEAYVRQAMDGVLFIDEFYSLVSAENKGSNADAFGKAVIDTLLTHIENERHRLVVIIAGYENEIDQVLATNEGMATRFAHRFRFTTYTPDELVEIAQALAAGRDDTLAADTIELLRTVCEKLSALSTTAQNRDPVELLDGVLAALRDSGADTERRNALIRYARDQLAAMTTTTRSAIDIVGNGRFVRKALENAADARDVRNDEALSGDDDVDEELLMTIARPDMVRALQKILDAESSTSGIDLTAVLAEVV; translated from the coding sequence ATGAGTGCGGCAACAGAGAACTTCGAAGCCGGTGTTGCTGCTCTGGGGCTCCTGGACGGCGGTCACGCTGACCACCAACAGGCGATGCGGTACTTCACCGCTGCCTCCGATCTCGACCCGGCGATGTGCGACGCTTGGCTGGGCCGAATGCTGTGCGGCGACAACGCGTCCGGCACGATGTACCGCGCGTGGCGCGCTCGCCAGCAGATGCACGCGCAAGTCAGCCGGATGGGAATCACTGCGGCACAGCTGTGGCCGCGATTCGACATCGGCATGGGCATCGTCGCGCTGGAGCAGCCGATCTATGACCAGTCGGCGCTCGCCGCGGCGCTGGCGAGCTCCTTGGCCACGGGCAACCCTCCCGACTATGCCGAGGCGATCGACGCCTTGGCGGAGGCCACACCGACCTCAGTGACGGCGTGGGTGAAAGCTGCGATCTATTACCGGGCTCAACGGTGGCCGGATGTGATCGATACGCTGAGCGAGCACCTTGCATTGTTCGACAGGGATGCGGTGCTCAAGGTCGCAGTTGAATTAGCGCTCGGTATTGCCCATGCATATCTCGGTCAGTTCGATAAGGCCGCCGGCTATTTGAGGACGGTTTCCGAGCAGACGACGTTGTCCGAGGCGGTGCCCGTGGCGCAGTGGTTTTCGGCGCTGATCGCGCGGGAGCGCGGAGACGAAGACAGCGCCAAAGACCTCATGCGAAAGGTCAACGCCGCCGCGCCGTCGCCGGAGGTGAGCGCTGCTCTCGAAGACAAGGGCATCCGTCTTCAGCTCACCACCGTCGAGGCGATCGCAGAACGTACTGATCCCTGGGATCCGGCTACCGGTCCCAGTTCCGCAGATCTCGCCGAGGCGCGCGCAGCCACCGAACGCGCCGAGAAGCTCGCTGAGGCGACCGCCGAGCTCGACGCCCAAGTGGGCATGTACGACCTGAAAGAACAAGTCCGGACCTTCCGGTCGCGGATCCGGATGGCCGAGAAACGACGCAAACTTGGTCTCAAGACCCCGGCTGCGGCCAACCACATGATCTTCATCGGGCCGCCCGGCACTGGTAAAACCACAGTGGCCAACGTCATCGCGAAGACGTTGTGCGGTCTCGGAATCGTCAAGACCAGCAAAGTTATCACGGTGTCGGCTAAGCAGCTCATCGGTCAGCACCTTGGCGATTCGGAAGCCAAGACTGAGGCATACGTTCGTCAGGCCATGGACGGTGTGCTGTTCATTGACGAGTTCTACTCGCTGGTGAGCGCCGAAAATAAGGGCTCCAACGCGGATGCCTTCGGCAAAGCTGTAATCGACACCCTCCTTACCCACATCGAAAACGAGCGGCACCGGCTCGTCGTGATCATCGCCGGCTACGAGAACGAAATCGACCAGGTGCTGGCAACCAACGAGGGCATGGCGACACGATTCGCGCATCGCTTCCGGTTCACCACCTATACCCCAGACGAACTCGTCGAGATCGCGCAAGCGCTGGCCGCAGGTCGAGATGACACGCTCGCTGCTGACACGATCGAACTTCTACGTACGGTCTGTGAGAAGCTCAGCGCGCTGTCGACGACCGCGCAGAATCGCGACCCGGTCGAGCTGCTCGATGGTGTGCTCGCTGCGCTGCGTGACAGCGGCGCGGACACGGAGCGCCGTAACGCTCTGATTCGCTACGCCCGTGACCAACTGGCGGCCATGACCACAACGACGCGCAGTGCGATCGATATCGTTGGAAACGGCCGGTTCGTCCGAAAGGCGCTGGAAAACGCCGCCGACGCCCGCGACGTTCGCAACGACGAGGCGCTGTCCGGCGACGACGACGTTGACGAAGAACTGCTCATGACCATCGCGCGTCCTGACATGGTGCGGGCGCTGCAGAAGATCCTCGACGCTGAATCCAGCACCAGCGGAATCGATCTCACCGCCGTGTTGGCCGAGGTGGTCTAA
- a CDS encoding PPE domain-containing protein: MSVAATNRVAVNAAKLSSQLAAGIPRLSEGGQAVTAALTGYVVTDAEGAANVGGQGTPAAAAAAVTPSDIPAPPAVTIPDLPFDMPAALATVPAEPDMVDLALRSGAGESGLEAHATGWDTAATNLSQAAQSLQQLAGGLPASWQGRDAEALSVKLQDFGRWMENSATAAGAQANSARQVASHWSTAVADHPRAEDYEQTRQLFLAAAARANAGDPRGASDAAQHEGEMTQMKEVSAKTMTTFGQGAGGTNEDVNHPGDSPRIGGDGDPHLPHQGAKELGTVDDPLSQAADPTGQGDPANQTGQLAGQMMQTLMSIPTQVASAIGQSLGQVGQQIQQAGQQATQAASQAASQLGNAMGGSPSSGAGGGSPRNPLSKLGSGGDPLGGLGGGGGAGGGRTMPAGLPEQAAPPAPAPPPASTTAVPTTAVPRGAGTPMGGGMMPMGMMPHGNKGADGKEIDRNPEWFPDEPLVKDSVEVSEPIAGQRKRSRPTET; this comes from the coding sequence GTGTCCGTCGCGGCGACCAACCGGGTTGCCGTCAACGCCGCCAAGCTCAGCTCTCAGCTGGCGGCCGGCATCCCTCGGTTGTCCGAGGGCGGCCAAGCGGTGACCGCAGCGTTGACCGGTTACGTCGTCACCGACGCCGAGGGCGCCGCGAATGTGGGCGGTCAAGGAACTCCGGCAGCAGCGGCTGCTGCCGTGACCCCGTCCGACATCCCTGCTCCGCCGGCGGTGACGATCCCGGACCTGCCTTTCGACATGCCGGCGGCGCTGGCCACTGTTCCTGCTGAACCTGACATGGTCGACCTGGCTTTGCGGTCCGGCGCCGGTGAGAGCGGTCTGGAAGCGCACGCCACGGGCTGGGACACCGCCGCGACCAATCTCAGCCAGGCCGCACAGTCGTTGCAGCAGCTCGCCGGAGGGCTTCCCGCGTCGTGGCAAGGCAGGGATGCTGAGGCATTGTCGGTAAAGCTGCAGGATTTCGGGCGCTGGATGGAGAATTCGGCGACGGCTGCTGGTGCACAAGCTAATTCAGCACGTCAGGTCGCTAGTCACTGGAGCACGGCTGTCGCCGACCATCCTCGCGCCGAGGACTACGAGCAGACGCGCCAGTTGTTTCTGGCGGCAGCGGCCAGGGCCAATGCGGGGGATCCTCGCGGCGCGTCGGATGCCGCTCAGCATGAGGGTGAGATGACCCAGATGAAGGAGGTGTCGGCAAAGACGATGACCACCTTCGGGCAAGGTGCTGGGGGGACCAACGAGGACGTGAACCACCCGGGGGATTCTCCGCGCATCGGTGGTGACGGTGATCCTCACCTGCCGCACCAGGGCGCCAAAGAACTTGGGACAGTTGATGACCCGCTGTCTCAGGCTGCAGATCCGACGGGGCAGGGCGATCCGGCCAACCAGACGGGGCAGCTGGCCGGTCAGATGATGCAGACGTTGATGTCGATTCCCACGCAGGTGGCCAGTGCGATCGGTCAGTCCCTCGGCCAGGTCGGTCAGCAGATCCAGCAGGCCGGACAGCAGGCGACGCAGGCTGCCAGCCAGGCCGCGAGCCAGCTTGGCAACGCAATGGGTGGTTCACCGTCAAGTGGTGCAGGTGGTGGATCACCGCGAAATCCTTTGAGCAAGCTCGGTTCTGGAGGTGACCCACTTGGTGGTCTCGGCGGTGGAGGTGGCGCTGGCGGCGGCCGCACCATGCCTGCTGGTCTACCGGAGCAGGCCGCGCCGCCGGCTCCGGCGCCGCCGCCCGCTAGCACCACCGCGGTGCCGACCACCGCGGTTCCGCGCGGTGCTGGCACGCCAATGGGTGGCGGAATGATGCCGATGGGAATGATGCCCCATGGCAACAAGGGAGCCGACGGCAAAGAGATCGACCGAAACCCCGAGTGGTTCCCCGACGAACCCTTGGTCAAAGACAGCGTTGAAGTGAGCGAACCGATCGCGGGCCAGCGCAAGCGCTCCCGGCCGACAGAAACGTAG